The DNA sequence AGAATATAGCTGATGAAGTAATTGCTAAAGCTAAGGGTACAAACGTTTAATTTTTAAAACAATGAGTCAAAAAATAAGAATAAAACTTAAATCTTACGATTATAATTTAGTTGATAAATCAGCTGAAAAAATCGTAAAAACCGTGAAAGCAACCGGTGCTGTAGTTAATGGTCCTATTCCATTACCTACTCATAAGAGAATTTTTACCGTATTGCGTTCTCCACACGTTAACAAAAAATCTCGTGAACA is a window from the Apibacter sp. B3706 genome containing:
- the rpsJ gene encoding 30S ribosomal protein S10, which translates into the protein MSQKIRIKLKSYDYNLVDKSAEKIVKTVKATGAVVNGPIPLPTHKRIFTVLRSPHVNKKSREQFQLNSHKRLMDIYSSSSKTVDALMKLELPSGVEVEIKV